One part of the Candidatus Diapherotrites archaeon genome encodes these proteins:
- a CDS encoding UPF0175 family protein: MNNLEKAVKQYSESKVSIGRAAEMAGISIWEMMDELKRRGIPNPLTKEDYVGGYAIEKLLT; encoded by the coding sequence ATGAATAATCTAGAAAAAGCGGTCAAGCAATACTCCGAAAGCAAAGTGAGCATAGGAAGGGCCGCGGAGATGGCTGGGATAAGTATTTGGGAAATGATGGATGAGCTCAAGCGAAGGGGGATACCTAATCCTCTGACAAAAGAAGACTATGTGGGCGGCTATGCAATTGAAAAACTATTAACATAA
- a CDS encoding type II toxin-antitoxin system HicA family toxin, whose protein sequence is MSKVFSGKELAKIVIKLGFTEKRVKGSHHQFEHADGRVLTIPIHGNEPVGTGIRDKIIKKGLKMEKEEFYKLVEKL, encoded by the coding sequence TTGTCCAAAGTCTTTTCCGGCAAAGAGTTAGCCAAGATTGTCATCAAGCTTGGGTTTACTGAAAAAAGAGTTAAAGGAAGTCATCATCAGTTTGAACATGCGGATGGAAGGGTGCTGACCATCCCCATTCATGGAAACGAACCCGTTGGAACGGGAATTCGAGATAAGATTATCAAAAAAGGATTGAAAATGGAAAAAGAAGAATTCTATAAGTTAGTTGAGAAACTATGA
- a CDS encoding type II toxin-antitoxin system HicB family antitoxin produces the protein MTNEKMAKRTFTMVIEKDDEGWLVGEVPELEGCYTQAKTMDELLKRIKEVIELCLERNNEHEVSSSRFVGLQVVEV, from the coding sequence ATGACAAACGAAAAAATGGCTAAACGGACCTTTACGATGGTTATTGAAAAAGACGACGAGGGTTGGCTTGTGGGGGAAGTTCCTGAGTTGGAAGGGTGCTACACCCAGGCCAAAACAATGGATGAATTATTGAAGCGGATTAAGGAAGTAATTGAACTTTGTCTGGAACGTAATAATGAGCATGAAGTTTCATCCTCTCGGTTTGTAGGATTGCAAGTCGTTGAGGTGTAA